From Planctomycetia bacterium, one genomic window encodes:
- a CDS encoding copper-binding protein, producing the protein MRSITQLACTALLITFVVGCQNAGKVTPSSTDKVYDLRGTIMSIDKEKNMVMLDHEDIPGLMRAMKMSFPVEDAKLLTNLKEGDKVQGMIKARADGKNIISDLQKRSDP; encoded by the coding sequence ATGAGATCTATCACTCAACTAGCCTGTACTGCTTTGCTGATCACCTTCGTGGTCGGCTGTCAAAATGCCGGGAAAGTTACACCTAGTTCCACAGACAAAGTCTATGACCTGAGGGGAACAATCATGTCGATTGACAAAGAGAAGAATATGGTGATGCTCGACCACGAGGACATTCCAGGGCTCATGCGTGCTATGAAAATGAGCTTCCCCGTCGAGGACGCAAAACTTCTGACCAACCTCAAGGAAGGTGACAAGGTGCAGGGGATGATCAAAGCACGGGCTGATGGCAAGAACATCATTTCCGATCTGCAGAAGCGGAGCGATCCGTAG
- a CDS encoding efflux RND transporter periplasmic adaptor subunit, translating to MPDHDTTSDATNQSERSEGGLRAPPGYGPFRKLWWWFDFIILVNLARLRFIFILIAIGLVIVYWDTLAAHYDRWTRKTDEKKAVATDIEYFCPMHPTVVRDNPKDKCPICFMPLSKRKKGEAHEESLPPGIVSRVQLSPYRVVLAGVQTWRVSYVPLSKRITAVGYVEFNERELRQVTARVKGRLDRLTVNETGQMVHEGEELGSLYSPELVSTIQNLLVARQSKSVELEGSARSRLKLWGVADEQIDEIIRLGRVDTLLKIRSPMNGHVIKKYVKEGQYVDEGTPLYDLADLSTVWIQAQVNEEDLAFLPPQEQFHKRDASRAGAMPVTATTRAFPNEKFKGLLTFVHPHISADTRTVTVRFELDNPGHKLRPGSSATIDLDVAPVKVQALASGVAPEQRAKLGEGLLLAVPESSIIDTGRQQIVYREASPGEYEGVKVELGPRMNGPQEVAYFPVLRGLVEGDLIVTAGSFLVDAETRLNPAAGSIYFGGSGGTGGTKLPGQGSVIKPSTPNDEEAIIASNLAKLPSDAERREVAEQEYCVTLDDSKLGSMGVPLRLVIEGRAVYICCKGCSKEALADPKATLAKLDKLKAAKKTQRSATKP from the coding sequence ATGCCCGATCACGACACAACATCCGATGCAACCAACCAGTCCGAACGAAGTGAGGGTGGTCTACGGGCTCCACCAGGGTACGGTCCGTTTCGTAAGCTCTGGTGGTGGTTCGACTTCATCATCCTGGTGAATCTTGCCAGGTTGCGTTTCATTTTCATCCTCATTGCCATTGGGCTGGTGATCGTCTACTGGGACACTCTGGCGGCGCACTACGATCGATGGACGAGAAAAACCGACGAAAAGAAAGCTGTCGCAACTGATATTGAATACTTTTGCCCAATGCATCCGACAGTAGTGCGCGACAATCCGAAGGATAAATGCCCCATTTGTTTCATGCCGCTCTCAAAGCGGAAGAAAGGTGAGGCTCATGAAGAATCTCTTCCTCCGGGTATTGTAAGCCGGGTGCAGCTCTCGCCTTATCGAGTCGTACTGGCCGGAGTACAAACCTGGCGGGTAAGCTACGTGCCGCTCTCGAAACGAATTACCGCAGTCGGCTACGTGGAGTTTAACGAACGCGAGCTCAGGCAGGTGACGGCACGAGTGAAAGGCCGACTGGATAGGCTTACGGTGAATGAGACCGGGCAGATGGTCCATGAAGGAGAGGAGCTTGGCTCGCTTTACAGTCCTGAGCTTGTCTCGACGATCCAAAACCTGCTTGTTGCCCGGCAAAGTAAAAGTGTAGAACTCGAGGGATCGGCACGCAGTCGCCTGAAACTTTGGGGAGTCGCTGACGAACAGATCGACGAGATCATCCGCTTGGGGCGAGTAGACACACTGTTGAAGATTCGCTCCCCCATGAATGGGCATGTCATCAAGAAATATGTCAAGGAAGGCCAGTACGTAGATGAGGGGACGCCGCTCTACGACCTGGCAGACCTCTCGACAGTCTGGATTCAAGCCCAGGTTAACGAAGAAGATTTGGCTTTCCTTCCACCACAGGAGCAGTTCCACAAACGGGATGCGAGTCGAGCTGGGGCCATGCCAGTGACGGCGACGACCCGTGCTTTTCCGAACGAGAAGTTTAAGGGGCTTCTTACCTTCGTCCATCCCCACATCAGTGCTGACACACGGACTGTTACCGTCAGGTTCGAGCTGGATAATCCTGGGCATAAGCTGCGTCCCGGTTCTTCCGCAACGATCGACTTGGATGTAGCGCCGGTAAAGGTCCAGGCACTGGCGTCCGGAGTCGCTCCGGAACAGAGGGCCAAACTCGGCGAGGGCCTGCTGTTAGCAGTGCCTGAGAGTTCCATCATCGACACGGGCCGCCAGCAGATCGTCTACCGTGAGGCCTCGCCAGGGGAATATGAGGGTGTGAAGGTAGAACTGGGACCACGAATGAATGGGCCACAGGAAGTCGCATACTTCCCTGTCTTGCGAGGCTTAGTCGAGGGCGACTTGATTGTCACCGCAGGTTCTTTCCTGGTTGATGCAGAAACACGCCTCAACCCTGCTGCTGGCTCAATCTATTTTGGTGGCAGTGGCGGGACTGGTGGCACGAAACTCCCTGGCCAAGGCTCTGTCATCAAACCTTCGACACCGAATGATGAAGAGGCGATCATTGCCTCAAACCTGGCCAAGTTGCCCAGTGACGCTGAGAGACGTGAGGTGGCTGAACAGGAATACTGTGTCACACTGGACGACAGCAAGCTCGGCTCGATGGGTGTTCCCCTGCGTCTCGTCATCGAAGGAAGGGCGGTTTACATCTGTTGCAAGGGATGCAGCAAGGAGGCACTCGCCGACCCCAAAGCGACGCTGGCAAAGCTCGATAAACTCAAGGCTGCCAAGAAAACTCAGAGGTCCGCCACGAAGCCGTAA